A genome region from Brassica oleracea var. oleracea cultivar TO1000 chromosome C2, BOL, whole genome shotgun sequence includes the following:
- the LOC106327007 gene encoding sphingoid long-chain bases kinase 1 isoform X1 gives MQKSGVNRTPSLKVAIPQGSQQSLRRLGLCSQIATGGSQQSSPVVFPEKRSKKVKASSRGGEISSSDPEVKPKADEHRIDIGGGGDEKSDLLGSLVYSGKLLLDKRGKDERASTDVFNKKAVDARLTRRALVWGSNVLQLDDVVSLTYNVGLKHFTVHAYPIGKGCFTKPKRSRKDFRFIAPTVEEAVQWVASFADQQCFINCLPHPLVSKKQGSSELFSVPIDTPPELVFRCKSAPKMLVILNPRSGHGRSIKVFNDVVEPIFKLAGIKMEVVKTNKAGHARELASTVDISLCSDGIICVGGDGIINEVLNGLLTRSNQKEGVSIPIGIVPAGSDNSLVWTVLGVRDPISAALSIVKGGLTATDVFAVEWIHTGVVHFGMTVSYYGFVSDVLELSEKYQKRFGPMRYLVAGFLKFMCLPKYSYEVEYLPAQKEDAEGKTSLEKEVVDVQDLYTDVMRRSSKEGLPRASSLSSIDSIMTPGAGELDTCSSTHASAEPSEYVRGIDPKMKRMSSGRRDMAAEPEVIHSQGQSTTPNWPRTRSKSRTDKAWMGLTSVQDPPPNRCSWGNTGAHDREDISSTVSDPGPIWDAGPKWDSEPSAWDVENSIELPGPPEDIETGLRKQTMTPRFENKWVARKGHFLGIMVCNHACRTVQSSQVVAPNSEHDDGTMDMLLVHGCGRLRLIRFFILLQTGRHLSLPYVECVKVKSVKIKAGKQTHDGCGIDGELFALNGEVISSMLPEQCRLIALPYSKFLTFDPSRKEEPKMGCMELGKKKKKLVRRILWRIRAKIKKMRSPRDKNKKQTSFNYDPLSYSLNFDSP, from the exons ATGCAGAAGAGTGGCGTGAATCGTACTCCTTCTTTAAAAGTAGCCATCCCTCAGGGGTCGCAACAGTCGCTTAGGCGTTTAGGACTCTGCTCTCAGATAGCCACGGGAGGATCTCAGCAGTCTTCCCCTGTTGTATTCCCCGAGAAGCGGAGCAAGAAGGTGAAGGCGTCTTCTAGAGGCGGCGAGATTAGTAGTAGTGATCCAGAGGTTAAGCCAAAAGCTGATGAGCATCGGATTGATATTGGTGGAGGAGGGGATGAGAAGTCTGATTTGTTAGGTAGTCTTGTTTACTCAGGGAAGCTTTTGTTAGACAAGAGAGGGAAAGATGAAAGAGCTTCCACTGACGTGTTTAACAAGAAAGCAGTTGATGCAAGGCTTACTAGAAGAGCTTTGGTTTGGGGCTCTAACGTGCTACAGCTTGATGATGTTGTCTCG TTGACGTACAATGTTGGTCTCAAGCATTTCACCGTGCATGCTTATCCAATTGGGAAGGGTTGCTTCACGAAACCAAAGAGAAGCCGCAAAGATTTTCGTTTCATTGCACCTACGGTAGAAGAAGCTGTTCAGTGGGTGGCTAGTTTTGCAGATCAGCAGTGTTTTATCAACTGTTTGCCACATCCTTTAGTCTCGAAGAAACAGGGTTCGTCTGAGTTGTTTTCGGTGCCTATTGATACTCCTCCTGAGTTGGTCTTCAGGTGTAAGAGTGCACCCAAAATGCTTGTCATATTGAACCCTAGGTCAGGGCATGGACGATCTATCAAAGTTTTCAACGATGTAGTGGAACCTATTTTTAAG CTGGCCGGGATTAAGATGGAGGTTGTCAAAACAAATAAAGCGGGTCATGCGAGAGAGTTGGCTTCCACTGTCGATATTAGCTTATGCTCAGACG GGATAATTTGTGTTGGAGGTGACGGAATCATCAATGAG GTTCTTAATGGTCTACTCACTCGAAGTAATCAGAAAGAAGGGGTTTCTATCCCAATTGGAATAGTTCCTGCTGGCTCTGATAACTCGTTAGTTTGGACTGTTCTTGGTGTTAGAGATCCTATTTCTGCAGCACTCTCTATTGTGAAG GGTGGCCTAACAGCTACTGATGTATTTGCTGTTGAATGGATTCATACGGGTGTAGTACACTTTGGAATGACTGTTTCCTACTATGGTTTTGTTAGCGATG TTCTGGAGCTCTCTGAGAAATATCAAAAACGCTTTGGTCCTATGCGTTATTTAGTAGCTGGATTTCTCAAGTTCATGTGTTTGCCAAAGTATAGCTACGAAGTAGAATATCTTCCAGCGCAAAAAGAGGATGCAGAAGGCAAAACTAGTCTTGAAAAGGAAGTTGTTGATGTGCAAGATCTCTACACGGATGTAATGAGGAGATCAAGCAAAGAAGGATTACCTAGAGCCTCCAGTTTATCAAGCATCGACTCTATAATGACCCCAGGCGCAGGCGAACTAGACACATGTAGCAGCACACACGCCAGCGCCGAGCCATCTGAATATGTTCGCGGAATAGATCCTAAAATGAAGCGAATGTCCTCTGGCAGAAGAGATATGGCAGCTGAGCCAGAGGTTATTCATTCTCAAGGACAGTCAACGACCCCTAATTGGCCAAGGACAAGGTCAAAGTCAAGAACAGATAAAGCATGGATGGGGTTAACATCCGTGCAGGATCCTCCTCCAAATCGATGCTCATGGGGAAACACCGGTGCTCACGACAGAGAAGATATTTCATCTACTGTATCCGACCCGGGTCCGATCTGGGATGCGGGGCCCAAATGGGACAGTGAACCATCAGCTTGGGATGTTGAGAACTCGATCGAGCTGCCAGGTCCCCCGGAGGATATAGAGACAGGACTGAGGAAGCAAACCATGACACCGAGATTCGAAAATAAATGGGTTGCTAGAAAGGGACATTTCCTTGGCATCATGGTCTGTAACCACGCTTGTCGGACAGTGCAGAGCTCTCAAGTCGTGGCTCCCAATTCAGAACATGACGATGGTACAATGGACATGCTCTTGGTTCATGGGTGTGGAAGACTGAGGTTGATTAGGTTTTTTATCCTTCTGCAAACCGGTCGACACCTTTCGCTTCCTTATGTTGAGTGTGTAAAG GTGAAGTCGGTGAAGATAAAGGCGGGAAAACAGACGCATGACGGTTGTGGTATAGACGGAGAGTTGTTCGCATTGAATGGAGAAGTGATATCGAGTATGCTACCGGAACAATGCAGATTGATCG CTCTCCCCTATTCTAAGTTTCTAACATTCGACCCCTCCAGAAAAGAAGAACCAAAAATGGGATGCATGGAGCTAGGGAAGAAGAAGAAGAAGCTGGTAAGACGCATTTTGTGGAGAATCAGAGCAAAGATTAAGAAGATGAGATCACCAAGAGACAAGAATAAGAAGCAGACCAGTTTCAACTATGATCCTCTTAGCTATTCTCTTAACTTCGACTCTCCTTAA
- the LOC106327008 gene encoding ferredoxin-thioredoxin reductase, variable chain codes for MSSLIASSATVLPPSSHGGPTALKSCAAPPLASQSRIKRASSRRASTMTVRCDVATKTADSVNAEEAELSEEEIEAKAKVGSSIRVTAPLKVYHVNRVPEVVLEGMEGKLKDYVAVWKGKRISANLPYKVEFFKEVEGRGPVKFVAHLKDDEFEFVDT; via the coding sequence ATGAGTAGCCTCATCGCTTCATCCGCCACCGTTCTCCCTCCGTCCTCTCACGGCGGCCCCACGGCGCTCAAATCTTGCGCCGCCCCACCTCTCGCCTCCCAATCTCGAATCAAACGCGCGAGCTCGAGAAGAGCTTCAACCATGACGGTTCGATGCGACGTAGCTACCAAAACAGCTGATTCTGTGAACGCAGAGGAGGCCGAGCTTTCGGAAGAAGAGATCGAAGCGAAGGCGAAGGTGGGATCTTCGATCAGAGTGACTGCGCCGCTGAAGGTTTACCATGTGAACCGCGTCCCGGAGGTTGTTTTGGAAGGGATGGAAGGTAAGCTGAAAGACTACGTGGCCGTGTGGAAAGGGAAACGAATATCAGCTAATCTTCCTTACAAGGTTGAGTTCTTCAAAGAGGTTGAAGGTCGTGGTCCTGTTAAGTTCGTCGCTCATCTCAAGGACGACGAGTTCGAGTTCGTCGATACTTGA
- the LOC106327007 gene encoding sphingoid long-chain bases kinase 1 isoform X2 codes for MQKSGVNRTPSLKVAIPQGSQQSLRRLGLCSQIATGGSQQSSPVVFPEKRSKKVKASSRGGEISSSDPEVKPKADEHRIDIGGGGDEKSDLLGSLVYSGKLLLDKRGKDERASTDVFNKKAVDARLTRRALVWGSNVLQLDDVVSLTYNVGLKHFTVHAYPIGKGCFTKPKRSRKDFRFIAPTVEEAVQWVASFADQQCFINCLPHPLVSKKQGSSELFSVPIDTPPELVFRCKSAPKMLVILNPRSGHGRSIKVFNDVVEPIFKLAGIKMEVVKTNKAGHARELASTVDISLCSDGIICVGGDGIINEVLNGLLTRSNQKEGVSIPIGIVPAGSDNSLVWTVLGVRDPISAALSIVKGGLTATDVFAVEWIHTGVVHFGMTVSYYGFVSDVLELSEKYQKRFGPMRYLVAGFLKFMCLPKYSYEVEYLPAQKEDAEGKTSLEKEVVDVQDLYTDVMRRSSKEGLPRASSLSSIDSIMTPGAGELDTCSSTHASAEPSEYVRGIDPKMKRMSSGRRDMAAEPEVIHSQGQSTTPNWPRTRSKSRTDKAWMGLTSVQDPPPNRCSWGNTGAHDREDISSTVSDPGPIWDAGPKWDSEPSAWDVENSIELPGPPEDIETGLRKQTMTPRFENKWVARKGHFLGIMVCNHACRTVQSSQVVAPNSEHDDGTMDMLLVHGCGRLRLIRFFILLQTGRHLSLPYVECVKVKSVKIKAGKQTHDGCGIDGELFALNGEVISSMLPEQCRLIGNAPERH; via the exons ATGCAGAAGAGTGGCGTGAATCGTACTCCTTCTTTAAAAGTAGCCATCCCTCAGGGGTCGCAACAGTCGCTTAGGCGTTTAGGACTCTGCTCTCAGATAGCCACGGGAGGATCTCAGCAGTCTTCCCCTGTTGTATTCCCCGAGAAGCGGAGCAAGAAGGTGAAGGCGTCTTCTAGAGGCGGCGAGATTAGTAGTAGTGATCCAGAGGTTAAGCCAAAAGCTGATGAGCATCGGATTGATATTGGTGGAGGAGGGGATGAGAAGTCTGATTTGTTAGGTAGTCTTGTTTACTCAGGGAAGCTTTTGTTAGACAAGAGAGGGAAAGATGAAAGAGCTTCCACTGACGTGTTTAACAAGAAAGCAGTTGATGCAAGGCTTACTAGAAGAGCTTTGGTTTGGGGCTCTAACGTGCTACAGCTTGATGATGTTGTCTCG TTGACGTACAATGTTGGTCTCAAGCATTTCACCGTGCATGCTTATCCAATTGGGAAGGGTTGCTTCACGAAACCAAAGAGAAGCCGCAAAGATTTTCGTTTCATTGCACCTACGGTAGAAGAAGCTGTTCAGTGGGTGGCTAGTTTTGCAGATCAGCAGTGTTTTATCAACTGTTTGCCACATCCTTTAGTCTCGAAGAAACAGGGTTCGTCTGAGTTGTTTTCGGTGCCTATTGATACTCCTCCTGAGTTGGTCTTCAGGTGTAAGAGTGCACCCAAAATGCTTGTCATATTGAACCCTAGGTCAGGGCATGGACGATCTATCAAAGTTTTCAACGATGTAGTGGAACCTATTTTTAAG CTGGCCGGGATTAAGATGGAGGTTGTCAAAACAAATAAAGCGGGTCATGCGAGAGAGTTGGCTTCCACTGTCGATATTAGCTTATGCTCAGACG GGATAATTTGTGTTGGAGGTGACGGAATCATCAATGAG GTTCTTAATGGTCTACTCACTCGAAGTAATCAGAAAGAAGGGGTTTCTATCCCAATTGGAATAGTTCCTGCTGGCTCTGATAACTCGTTAGTTTGGACTGTTCTTGGTGTTAGAGATCCTATTTCTGCAGCACTCTCTATTGTGAAG GGTGGCCTAACAGCTACTGATGTATTTGCTGTTGAATGGATTCATACGGGTGTAGTACACTTTGGAATGACTGTTTCCTACTATGGTTTTGTTAGCGATG TTCTGGAGCTCTCTGAGAAATATCAAAAACGCTTTGGTCCTATGCGTTATTTAGTAGCTGGATTTCTCAAGTTCATGTGTTTGCCAAAGTATAGCTACGAAGTAGAATATCTTCCAGCGCAAAAAGAGGATGCAGAAGGCAAAACTAGTCTTGAAAAGGAAGTTGTTGATGTGCAAGATCTCTACACGGATGTAATGAGGAGATCAAGCAAAGAAGGATTACCTAGAGCCTCCAGTTTATCAAGCATCGACTCTATAATGACCCCAGGCGCAGGCGAACTAGACACATGTAGCAGCACACACGCCAGCGCCGAGCCATCTGAATATGTTCGCGGAATAGATCCTAAAATGAAGCGAATGTCCTCTGGCAGAAGAGATATGGCAGCTGAGCCAGAGGTTATTCATTCTCAAGGACAGTCAACGACCCCTAATTGGCCAAGGACAAGGTCAAAGTCAAGAACAGATAAAGCATGGATGGGGTTAACATCCGTGCAGGATCCTCCTCCAAATCGATGCTCATGGGGAAACACCGGTGCTCACGACAGAGAAGATATTTCATCTACTGTATCCGACCCGGGTCCGATCTGGGATGCGGGGCCCAAATGGGACAGTGAACCATCAGCTTGGGATGTTGAGAACTCGATCGAGCTGCCAGGTCCCCCGGAGGATATAGAGACAGGACTGAGGAAGCAAACCATGACACCGAGATTCGAAAATAAATGGGTTGCTAGAAAGGGACATTTCCTTGGCATCATGGTCTGTAACCACGCTTGTCGGACAGTGCAGAGCTCTCAAGTCGTGGCTCCCAATTCAGAACATGACGATGGTACAATGGACATGCTCTTGGTTCATGGGTGTGGAAGACTGAGGTTGATTAGGTTTTTTATCCTTCTGCAAACCGGTCGACACCTTTCGCTTCCTTATGTTGAGTGTGTAAAG GTGAAGTCGGTGAAGATAAAGGCGGGAAAACAGACGCATGACGGTTGTGGTATAGACGGAGAGTTGTTCGCATTGAATGGAGAAGTGATATCGAGTATGCTACCGGAACAATGCAGATTGATCGGTAATGCTCCTGAACGACATTAG
- the LOC106327189 gene encoding uncharacterized protein At5g08430: MDDHTHIEKSQPLSRKRSRKPKRLDFVGWGSKNLIHFLESLGRDTTDKISEYDATFIVRKYIREELTQSSKNKKKKKKTKLVTCDVKLRLLFGCQKINVAKLPDLVAKHYVENQEDDEEFDYLYSSEDDDDDDKGRLCLSDKEVVEKKPRGSVAAIVRDNVKLVYLRKSLVEELAKASETFEGKVVGSFVRIKNPCQLVHVTGVKEGNPIDGYFLQVTNYCYYLKDVASSALSDDDFTQEECEELQQRMKNGSVKRLTVVDMEEKVRSLHEDVTKHWIAREIEMLRRKINQASEKGWKRELSQYLDRRELLNNPEERSRLLLEVPEVISEEPERVDVDVDIEDDFMEPNPAASIEPLHDEKQELKDSLEAVAEELEPECVDDDVKVIEEDMVEQPSDVITTQNNKDSIYDQPQAQPNPTEIIELSDDDDEEEEEGNDKGGYEKYDPKKKMWCYEMPKGETHGPFSLADLKEWSDQEYFVDIPDFKVWKTGNSIESAVLLTKLLPRIKA, translated from the exons ATGGATGATCACACTCACATCGAAAAGTCACAACCTTTGAGCAGAAAGAGATCGAGAAAACCCAAAAGGCTAGACTTTGTCGGGTGGGGCTCGAAGAATCTGATCCACTTTCTCGAGTCACTCGGTAGAGACACCACCGACAAAATCTCCGAGTACGATGCTACATTCATCGTGAGAAAGTACATTCGTGAGGAGCTAACACAATCTTCTAAGAATAAGAAGAAGAAGAAGAAGACAAAGTTAGTAACTTGCGATGTGAAGCTGCGTTTGCTTTTCGGGTGTCAGAAGATAAACGTGGCGAAGCTGCCTGATTTGGTAGCTAAGCATTACGTTGAGAATCAGGAGGATGACGAAGAGTTTGATTATCTTTACAGCTCGGAGGATGATGATGATGATGATAAGGGGAGGTTGTGTTTATCGGATAAGGAGGTTGTGGAGAAGAAGCCTAGAGGGAGTGTTGCTGCTATAGTGAGGGATAACGTTAAGCTTGTGTATTTGAGGAAGAGTTTGGTTGAGGAGCTAGCGAAGGCGTCTGAGACGTTTGAGGGTAAAGTTGTGGGAAGTTTCGTGAGGATCAAGAATCCTTGTCAGCTTGTTCACGTGACAG GTGTGAAGGAGGGGAATCCAATTGATGGATACTTTCTTCAGGTTACAAATTATTGTTATTATCTAAAGGATGTTGCTTCCTCTGCACTATCAGATGATGATTTCACTCAG GAGGAATGTGAAGAGTTGCAACAGAGAATGAAGAATGGCTCTGTGAAGAGACTTACAGTT GTGGATATGGAAGAAAAAGTTAGAAGTTTGCATGAAGATGTGACAAAACAT TGGATTGCCAGAGAAATTGAAATGTTGCGAAGGAAAATTAATCAGGCCAGTGAAAAGGGATGGAAAAGAGA ACTATCTCAGTATCTGGATAGAAGGGAGCTTCTTAACAATCCGGAAGAACGGTCGAGGTTATTGCTTGAAGTTCCGGAAGTTATTTCTGAAGAACCTGAACGTGTAGATGTTGATGTGGACATCGAGGATGACTTCATGGAACCAAACCCTGCGGCATCCATTGAGCCTCTTCATGACGAAAAACAGGAACTAAAAGATTCACTGGAAGCTGTTGCAGAAGAACTTGAACCTGAATGTGTAGATGATGATGTGAAGGTCATTGAAGAAGATATGGTGGAGCAACCATCAGACGTCATCACCACACAGAACAACAAGGACTCTATCTATGACCAACCTCAAGCTCAACCAAACCCAACAGAGATTATTGAACTGAGCGATGATGATGATGAAGAGGAGGAGGAGGGCAATGACAAAGGAGGTTACGAGAAGTATGATCCAAAGAAGAAGATGTGGTGCTATGAAATGCCTAAAGGAGAAACGCATGGACCATTCTCCCTAGCAGATCTCAAGGAGTGGAGCGACCAAGAATACTTTGTTGACATTCCAGATTTCAAAGTCTGGAAGACAGGAAACAGCATCGAGTCTGCAGTGCTCCTCACCAAACTCCTACCTCGTATCAAAGCCTAA
- the LOC106325750 gene encoding putative GEM-like protein 8, protein MTMSTLHQQVLALHAAKTAPSGYFPDPASINKLQIPTFSKKSEQIKKKSLLRKKKTESFTNGARDQNKLGPKLTETVKRKISLGAKILQMGGLEKIYKRHFRVYDEEKLFKAYQCYLSTTAGPIAGLLFISSKKIAFCSERSIKVACPQGDLTRVHYKVSIPLSKINGVNHSVDTKKPSQKYLEVVTVDGFEFWFMGFLSYKKAFNCLEQALSLSLDQ, encoded by the coding sequence ATGACAATGAGCACACTCCACCAACAAGTTCTTGCACTTCATGCAGCTAAGACTGCTCCATCAGGTTACTTTCCTGATCCAGCTTCCATCAACAAGCTCCAAATCCCAACATTTTCCAAAAAATCTGAACAAATCAAGAAAAAATCTCTTCTGAGAAAGAAGAAAACCGAGAGCTTCACAAACGGAGCTAGAGATCAAAACAAGTTAGGCCCCAAGCTGACCGAAACAGTCAAGAGAAAGATATCTTTGGGAGCTAAGATCCTTCAAATGGGAGGCTTAGAGAAGATTTATAAACGGCACTTTAGAGTCTACGATGAAGAGAAACTCTTCAAAGCTTACCAGTGTTACCTATCCACAACCGCAGGTCCCATTGCAGGCTTACTCTTCATCTCATCAAAGAAGATTGCTTTCTGCAGCGAGAGATCGATCAAAGTGGCTTGTCCACAGGGAGATCTAACTAGGGTTCACTACAAAGTGTCAATCCCATTGTCCAAGATCAATGGAGTGAACCATAGTGTAGACACGAAGAAGCCATCTCAGAAGTACCTTGAAGTAGTCACTGTGGATGGCTTTGAGTTCTGGTTCATGGGTTTCTTGAGCTACAAGAAAGCTTTCAACTGTCTCGAGCAAGCACTTTCTCTGAGCTTGGATCAATAA
- the LOC106325047 gene encoding high mobility group B protein 7-like — protein MAGGRGSSKSTAPKPRKRVEAESKPETTTNNNINTLLRAKDGSAFAKCEGCNKNVAVALISMHNCSLDAKIRVNLEAQVVETQTEAKKKPAERKKSTSDEPKAKRLRKSKDENKKKSSSSNKPKRPLTAFFIFMADFRKTFKEENPDAGVKDVAKQGGEKWKSLDEEEKKVYLEKAAELKAEYNKSLESSNDDDEEENEQEKEADDAEEKQADDEAEEKQADDDEAEENEVEKKEAEGKEEEDEILDDY, from the exons ATGGCCGGTGGTCGTGGATCGTCGAAATCAACTGCACCCAAACCGAGGAAGAGGGTTGAAGCTGAATCCAAACCCGAAACAACCACCAACAACAACATCAACACCTTGCTTCGCGCTAAAGATGGCAGCGCCTTTGCTAAATG TGAAGGATGCAACAAGAACGTAGCTGTTGCGCTTATCAGTATGCACAATTGCAGCCTCGACGCTAAAATTCGAGTCAATCTCG AAGCACAAGTTGTTGAGACACAAACCGAGGCTAAGAAGAAACCTGCTGAGAG GAAGAAGTCAACATCTGATGAACCTAAGGCAAAGAGACTCAGGAAGTCCAAGGATGAGAATAAGAAGAAGAGCTCTTCCTCCAACAAGCCCAAGCGACCTCTTACAGCCTTCTTCATCTTCAT GGCTGATTTCCGCAAAACTTTCAAAGAAGAGAATCCTGACGCTGGCGTTAAGGAT GTTGCAAAGCAGGGTGGTGAAAAGTGGAAGTCTTTGGATGAGGAA GAGAAGAAAGTTTATTTGGAGAAAGCTGCTGAACTAAAGGCTGAATACAACAAGTCACTGGAGAGCAGCAACGATGATGATGAGGAA GAGAATGAGCAGGAGAAGGAAGCTGATGATGCTGAAGAGAAGCAAGCTGATGATGAGGCTGAGGAGAAGCAAGCTGATGATGATGAGGCTGAGGAGAATGAAGTTGAGAAGAAAGAGGCTGAAGGTAAAGAAGAGGAAGATGAGATTTTGGATGACTACTAG